One window of the Chryseobacterium camelliae genome contains the following:
- a CDS encoding MFS transporter, with product MTKRIIPRLSFWQIWNMNVGFFGIQYSFGLQQTAVNPIYSFLGAHAEQLPILNLAGPITGLLIQPLIGAISDKTWSNRWGRRKPFFLLGAVLCSLALFAFPFSSTIWMAAGLLWILDAANNTAMEPYRAFIADKLPQEQQTFGFQMQSLFVGAGITLANLSLFIFQKYLGGNSANGGIPAWVYYSFFLGSFCSIASVAWSVYKTPEIPPTEEELEELKKAREQSNFFTPFVEIITAIREMPKLLWQLALVYLFQWYALFCYWQFITPMLKWSLYGITESDEQKANHIAELTKKGISVAASDLSWTKNILHTVEVAVGQTGLMNGSYNIITILSALLLVPFAKKFSTKNTYIFCLFLTGLGVAVLPLIKNEYLILLPMVALGIGWAAMMGLPYSMVSPAIPADKRGIYMGVINMMIVIPMLIQTLSFGFIYHTMLGNNPSLAIALAGILFLVASGCVFFMQVKENKTQG from the coding sequence ATGACAAAAAGAATCATTCCCCGCCTGAGCTTCTGGCAGATCTGGAACATGAATGTGGGCTTTTTCGGTATCCAGTACAGTTTCGGCTTGCAGCAGACTGCTGTAAATCCTATTTATTCATTCCTGGGTGCCCACGCCGAGCAGCTGCCCATCCTCAACCTCGCCGGACCGATCACCGGACTGCTGATACAGCCTCTGATCGGGGCTATCAGTGATAAAACCTGGAGCAACCGCTGGGGAAGGAGGAAGCCTTTCTTCCTGTTGGGGGCGGTATTGTGCAGCCTGGCCCTTTTTGCCTTTCCGTTCAGTTCCACCATCTGGATGGCTGCCGGACTGCTCTGGATTCTTGATGCCGCCAACAATACCGCGATGGAGCCGTACCGTGCTTTTATTGCCGATAAGCTTCCCCAGGAGCAGCAGACCTTCGGGTTCCAGATGCAGAGCCTCTTTGTGGGAGCCGGGATCACTTTAGCGAATTTATCACTCTTCATATTCCAGAAATACCTGGGTGGGAACTCCGCTAATGGAGGGATTCCGGCATGGGTATATTATTCATTCTTCCTGGGATCTTTCTGCTCCATAGCTTCCGTTGCCTGGTCGGTGTATAAAACGCCTGAAATACCTCCAACCGAGGAAGAATTGGAAGAACTTAAAAAAGCCAGGGAACAGAGCAATTTCTTTACGCCGTTTGTGGAAATCATTACGGCGATCCGGGAAATGCCCAAGCTGCTCTGGCAATTGGCGCTGGTCTATCTCTTCCAGTGGTATGCCCTGTTTTGTTACTGGCAGTTTATCACGCCTATGCTGAAATGGTCATTGTACGGGATTACTGAATCCGACGAGCAGAAAGCAAACCATATCGCAGAATTAACCAAAAAAGGAATTTCAGTAGCAGCATCAGACCTGTCATGGACCAAAAATATTCTTCACACCGTAGAAGTTGCGGTAGGGCAGACCGGGCTCATGAATGGTTCTTATAATATCATAACGATCCTGTCAGCATTGCTGCTCGTACCCTTTGCCAAAAAATTCTCTACTAAAAATACCTATATCTTCTGCCTTTTCCTTACCGGTTTGGGGGTTGCGGTACTCCCGCTGATTAAAAATGAATACCTGATCCTGCTGCCGATGGTCGCCCTCGGAATCGGCTGGGCTGCTATGATGGGACTGCCGTATTCTATGGTTTCGCCGGCCATACCGGCTGATAAAAGAGGGATCTATATGGGGGTGATCAATATGATGATTGTGATTCCGATGCTGATCCAGACGCTGTCATTCGGGTTTATTTATCATACAATGCTTGGCAATAATCCTTCGTTGGCAATCGCTCTGGCAGGGATCCTGTTTCTGGTTGCGAGCGGATGTGTATTTTTCATGCAGGTTAAAGAAAACAAAACTCAGGGATAA
- a CDS encoding DUF434 domain-containing protein: MDNRNRGKNTGDDGLFGTGKQLEKLRAAVRDMHYLLSRGYPEKASSELAGNRYRLKTRQIQALRGASASESQLETRRSKQLEIQGLKNKMVFLDGFNVLILLESLLSGAYIFEGLDGCFRDLSGVHGTYKRVNQTLRSVELVASFFKKSGASKLIWIFDQPVSNSGRIRQIVTDFASEHDLNWEAELQFNPDQFLAEQAEIAVSSDAWILDYCKSWFNLIGYLIHEEKLPVNSVTLFHDEPV, from the coding sequence ATGGATAACAGGAACCGCGGTAAGAATACCGGTGATGACGGATTGTTCGGGACTGGGAAGCAGCTTGAAAAACTGAGGGCGGCTGTTCGTGACATGCATTATCTGCTCAGCCGGGGGTATCCTGAGAAAGCATCTTCGGAACTGGCTGGCAATCGCTACAGGTTGAAGACACGCCAGATCCAGGCACTCCGCGGAGCGTCTGCATCTGAAAGCCAGCTTGAAACCAGGAGGTCAAAACAGCTGGAGATCCAGGGCCTGAAAAATAAAATGGTGTTTCTTGACGGATTCAATGTCCTGATTTTGCTGGAAAGTCTGCTTTCGGGAGCCTATATTTTTGAGGGGCTTGATGGTTGTTTCAGAGACCTTTCCGGTGTGCACGGAACATACAAAAGGGTCAATCAGACGCTGAGGTCAGTGGAGCTTGTTGCTTCATTCTTTAAAAAATCGGGAGCCTCAAAACTGATCTGGATTTTTGACCAGCCGGTTTCCAACAGCGGAAGAATCAGACAGATAGTGACGGATTTTGCCAGCGAACATGATCTCAACTGGGAGGCAGAACTGCAATTCAATCCTGATCAGTTTTTAGCGGAACAGGCGGAAATCGCAGTTTCTTCCGACGCCTGGATCCTGGATTACTGCAAAAGCTGGTTCAACCTGATCGGATACCTGATCCACGAAGAAAAACTTCCTGTAAACTCCGTAACACTTTTCCATGATGAACCTGTTTGA
- the deoD gene encoding purine-nucleoside phosphorylase gives MSIHISAKKGEIAKVVLQPGDPLRAKYIAENFLQDAKLVSQTRGIFYYTGLYKGKKITVGASGMGFPSIGIYSFELFTEYEVDTIIRIGTCGAYTTDLKVFDLLNVEYAASESTYAKYAWDIDDEILSHQGNIFHTINETALEMSLTAKATNIHSSDIFYRKDPAIPAIATKHHCPAVEMEAFGLFANAQHLGKNAATILTVSDIIPTHENISADQRETALKPMIELALEAGIRSL, from the coding sequence ATGAGTATCCACATCAGTGCAAAAAAAGGGGAAATTGCCAAAGTTGTTTTACAGCCGGGTGATCCGCTACGCGCAAAATATATTGCTGAAAATTTCCTGCAAGACGCTAAACTGGTCAGCCAGACCAGAGGTATTTTCTATTACACAGGTTTATACAAAGGGAAAAAAATTACTGTAGGAGCCAGCGGAATGGGCTTTCCGAGTATCGGGATCTATTCTTTCGAGCTGTTTACGGAATATGAAGTGGATACCATCATCAGGATCGGAACCTGCGGTGCATATACCACAGATTTAAAAGTTTTTGACCTCCTGAATGTTGAATATGCTGCCAGTGAAAGCACCTATGCGAAATATGCCTGGGACATTGATGATGAGATCCTTTCCCATCAGGGGAATATCTTCCATACTATTAATGAAACGGCACTGGAAATGTCTTTAACGGCAAAAGCGACGAATATCCACAGCAGCGACATTTTTTACAGGAAGGATCCGGCCATTCCGGCCATTGCCACGAAGCATCACTGCCCTGCCGTAGAAATGGAAGCTTTCGGATTGTTTGCCAATGCGCAGCACCTGGGGAAAAATGCAGCGACCATCCTCACGGTTTCCGATATTATCCCGACGCATGAGAATATTTCTGCGGACCAGCGCGAAACAGCACTTAAGCCTATGATCGAATTGGCCCTGGAAGCGGGAATCAGGAGCTTGTAA
- a CDS encoding AAA family ATPase, translating to MTQTIEKLNRVLSYIKDTFVGKDDVVDLLGISLLARENAFLYGPPGTAKSAIVRTLAKTVKDGKNFEYLLTRFTEPNEIFGPFDIRKLKEGELLTNTEGMMPEASMVFLDEIFNANSAILNSLLMALNEKIFKRGKETRHLPALMFVGASNVLPEDEALNALFDRFLIRINVDYVHPELLQQVLLAGRKLENNTETDVPEILSGEIRALQEQCKTVDLKPVYEVYLNTVISLRNTGIAISDRRAVKMQNLIAASALICGRTEAVLSDLWVLKHIWDTEEQIEILEGIINRTIEKDAHPKSHPQALQNKTPNPEEVMKDVKILVEKWEGGPLSFEEQNVIKDKLRYLQTRCDWIRNPEQKQYIQQEIESLWQKILQSI from the coding sequence ATGACTCAAACTATAGAAAAACTAAACCGTGTCCTCAGCTATATTAAAGATACCTTTGTAGGAAAAGACGATGTGGTAGACCTGCTGGGAATCTCTTTGCTGGCAAGGGAAAATGCATTTCTCTACGGACCTCCCGGAACGGCAAAATCCGCCATTGTAAGGACCCTGGCCAAAACGGTAAAAGACGGGAAAAACTTTGAGTATCTCCTGACACGATTTACGGAGCCTAATGAGATTTTCGGGCCCTTTGACATCAGGAAACTGAAAGAAGGAGAACTGCTGACGAATACGGAAGGCATGATGCCCGAAGCATCCATGGTTTTCCTGGATGAGATCTTCAATGCCAATTCCGCTATTCTGAACTCGCTTCTGATGGCACTGAATGAGAAAATATTCAAAAGAGGGAAGGAAACCAGGCATCTTCCTGCGCTCATGTTTGTGGGAGCGAGCAATGTCCTGCCTGAAGATGAGGCCCTGAATGCATTATTCGACCGTTTCCTGATCCGGATCAATGTGGATTATGTACATCCTGAACTGCTCCAGCAGGTGCTTTTAGCCGGAAGAAAGCTGGAGAACAATACTGAAACGGATGTTCCTGAAATCCTTTCCGGCGAGATCCGCGCATTGCAGGAACAGTGTAAAACCGTTGACCTCAAACCGGTATACGAAGTGTACCTAAATACAGTTATCAGCCTTAGAAATACAGGAATTGCCATCTCTGACCGGAGGGCGGTAAAAATGCAGAACCTTATCGCAGCCAGCGCCCTGATCTGCGGAAGGACTGAGGCCGTACTTTCCGATCTGTGGGTACTGAAGCATATCTGGGATACCGAGGAACAGATAGAAATCCTTGAGGGGATCATCAACCGGACCATTGAGAAAGACGCCCATCCGAAATCCCATCCGCAGGCCCTTCAGAATAAAACGCCGAATCCTGAAGAAGTGATGAAAGATGTGAAAATACTCGTTGAAAAATGGGAGGGCGGACCGCTGAGCTTTGAAGAACAGAACGTAATTAAAGATAAATTGAGATACCTCCAGACCCGCTGCGACTGGATCCGCAATCCTGAGCAGAAGCAGTACATCCAACAGGAAATCGAAAGTCTATGGCAAAAGATCCTTCAGAGCATATAA